One Paracidovorax avenae ATCC 19860 genomic region harbors:
- the fdhD gene encoding formate dehydrogenase accessory sulfurtransferase FdhD: MTVPDDDFTAALLAALAELDAPQGVSLPRLAKRLGQPGSAVLRRLHLLGDAVLGGTPGPGWVRVAQDGDRWLAHLTEAGRVRAASRVAHGVGDACAMSAAASGPDAPGDDEAPAAPVPEPVVARPVQRHAGVSGDTPAAAGAPPADALAWQDDAVASEVPVALVFNGLSHAVMMATPSDLQAFALGFALSEGLIDTPADCRGIEVFARSGPQAGGSGVACEVHLEIATRCFARLKERRRALAGRTGCGLCGIDSLQALDLVPERVRARPWAAALPAGVVLRAVAAMPALQVLNAAAGALHAAAWATPDGELTDLLEDVGRHNALDKLIGRLALQGRSGEDGFVVMSSRASYELVRKCARLDIPLLATVSAPTSLAVDLAAQAGIALWGLCRPPRAVRYTASTDS; this comes from the coding sequence TTGACCGTTCCGGACGACGATTTCACCGCCGCGCTGCTCGCGGCGCTCGCCGAACTCGATGCGCCGCAGGGTGTGTCCCTGCCGCGCCTTGCCAAGCGCCTGGGACAGCCCGGCAGCGCCGTGCTGCGCCGCCTGCACCTGCTCGGCGACGCCGTGCTGGGCGGCACGCCGGGGCCCGGATGGGTGCGCGTGGCCCAGGACGGCGACCGCTGGCTGGCCCACCTCACCGAGGCCGGGCGCGTGCGGGCGGCCAGCAGGGTGGCCCATGGGGTGGGCGATGCCTGTGCCATGTCGGCCGCTGCAAGTGGGCCGGACGCACCGGGCGACGATGAAGCGCCTGCCGCGCCCGTGCCGGAGCCCGTGGTGGCGCGCCCCGTGCAGCGCCATGCCGGGGTGTCCGGCGACACGCCGGCCGCTGCCGGGGCCCCGCCGGCGGATGCCCTGGCCTGGCAGGACGATGCCGTGGCGTCGGAAGTGCCCGTCGCCCTGGTCTTCAACGGCCTCTCGCATGCCGTCATGATGGCCACGCCCTCGGACCTGCAGGCCTTCGCCCTGGGTTTCGCGCTCAGCGAGGGGCTGATCGACACGCCCGCGGACTGCCGCGGCATCGAGGTGTTCGCGCGCAGCGGCCCGCAGGCCGGCGGCAGTGGTGTGGCCTGCGAGGTGCACCTGGAGATCGCCACGCGCTGCTTCGCGCGCCTCAAGGAACGGCGCCGGGCGCTGGCGGGCCGCACGGGTTGCGGCCTGTGCGGCATCGACAGCCTGCAGGCGCTGGACCTCGTGCCCGAACGCGTCCGCGCCCGCCCCTGGGCGGCGGCGCTGCCGGCCGGCGTGGTGCTGCGCGCGGTGGCCGCCATGCCGGCCCTGCAGGTGCTGAACGCCGCCGCGGGCGCCCTGCACGCGGCGGCCTGGGCCACGCCGGACGGCGAACTGACGGACCTGCTGGAAGACGTGGGGCGCCACAACGCGCTCGACAAGCTCATCGGCCGCCTCGCCCTGCAGGGGCGCTCCGGCGAGGACGGCTTCGTCGTGATGTCCAGCCGCGCCAGCTACGAACTGGTGCGCAAATGCGCCCGGCTCGACATCCCCTTGCTCGCCACCGTCTCCGCGCCCACCTCCCTGGCCGTGGATCTGGCGGCCCAGGCCGGCATCGCGCTCTGGGGCTTGTGCCGCCCACCCCGCGCGGTGCGCTACACCGCCAGCACCGACTCCTGA
- a CDS encoding FdhF/YdeP family oxidoreductase: MSEQKIEFYKGPAGGWGALNSVKNTLLRQDIPLKGAKTLLSANQPDGFDCPGCAWPDRNHASTFEFCENGAKAVAAEATARRAGPELFARHTVAELAAQSDFWLEDQGRLTHPMVYDAASDRYVPIAWDDAFALIARHLNALPDPDQAIFYTSGRASNEAAFLYQLFVREYGTNNFPDCSNMCHEPSGSAMRPQIGVGKGTVTLQDFEQADAIFIFGQNPGTNHPRMLGELREAHKRGAQIVSFNPLRERGLERFADPQSKMEMATLGSTPISTHYFQVRVGGDLAVVKGMMKHLVEVEDREGGVLDHAFIREHTTGIEALLADLRAESWALIEQESGLFEAQIRAAAEVYRQARSVIACWGMGITQHMHSVATIQMIVNWLLLRGNIGRPGAGPCPVRGHSNVQGDRTMGIWEKPPAALLDRLQEVFGFEPPREPGVDTVEAIQAMLDGKARVFFALGGNFAAATPDTYETWKALQRCDLTVHVTTKLNRSHIVHGREALILPCLGRTEIDMQAAGPQGVTVEDSMSMVHISVGINPPASEHLLSEPAIVARLAAATLGARSRVPWLWLIEDYARIRDKIEQVFADFKDFNQRIAVPGGFRLRNTASERIWNTEAHKAVFVAHPVPQDTPVHQARARTRDTVVFTLLTTRSHDQYNTTIYGHDDRYRGVYGQRRVVFIHPEDIRALGLKDGDWVDIQTVWSDGQERRADRFKLVGYDIPRGNLAAYYPETNPLVPLSSVALNAGTPTSKSIPVVLVPSAAVAGATAEGPSAEVAPAAV; this comes from the coding sequence ATGAGCGAACAGAAAATCGAGTTCTACAAGGGCCCGGCGGGAGGCTGGGGCGCGCTCAACAGCGTGAAGAACACCCTGCTGCGGCAGGACATCCCCCTCAAGGGCGCCAAGACGCTGCTCTCGGCCAACCAGCCCGACGGCTTCGACTGCCCCGGCTGCGCCTGGCCGGACCGCAACCATGCCTCCACTTTCGAGTTCTGCGAGAACGGCGCCAAGGCCGTGGCGGCCGAAGCCACGGCGCGCCGCGCAGGCCCGGAGCTGTTCGCGCGGCACACGGTGGCCGAACTGGCCGCGCAGAGCGACTTCTGGCTGGAAGACCAGGGCCGCCTCACGCACCCCATGGTGTACGACGCCGCGAGCGACCGCTACGTGCCGATCGCCTGGGACGACGCCTTCGCGCTCATCGCCCGGCACCTGAACGCGCTGCCCGACCCCGACCAGGCCATCTTCTACACCTCCGGCCGGGCCAGCAACGAGGCCGCCTTCCTCTACCAGCTCTTCGTGCGTGAATACGGCACGAACAATTTTCCCGACTGCTCCAACATGTGCCACGAGCCCAGCGGCAGCGCCATGCGCCCGCAGATCGGCGTGGGCAAGGGCACGGTCACGCTGCAGGACTTCGAGCAGGCCGACGCGATCTTCATCTTCGGCCAGAACCCCGGCACCAACCACCCGCGCATGCTGGGCGAGCTGCGCGAGGCCCACAAGCGCGGCGCGCAGATCGTGAGTTTCAACCCGCTGCGCGAGCGCGGCCTGGAGCGCTTCGCCGACCCGCAGAGCAAGATGGAGATGGCCACCCTGGGCTCCACGCCGATCAGCACGCATTACTTCCAGGTGCGCGTGGGGGGCGACCTGGCCGTGGTCAAGGGCATGATGAAGCACTTGGTGGAGGTCGAGGACCGCGAGGGCGGCGTGCTGGACCATGCCTTCATCCGGGAGCACACCACCGGCATCGAGGCGCTGCTGGCGGACCTGCGGGCCGAATCCTGGGCGCTCATCGAGCAGGAGTCGGGCCTGTTCGAGGCGCAGATCCGCGCCGCTGCCGAGGTCTATCGCCAGGCCCGCAGCGTCATCGCCTGCTGGGGCATGGGCATCACCCAGCACATGCATTCCGTGGCGACGATCCAGATGATCGTCAACTGGCTGCTGCTGCGCGGCAACATCGGCCGCCCCGGCGCAGGGCCGTGCCCCGTGCGGGGCCACAGCAACGTGCAGGGCGACCGCACCATGGGCATCTGGGAAAAGCCCCCGGCCGCGCTGCTGGACCGCCTGCAGGAAGTCTTCGGCTTCGAGCCGCCGCGCGAGCCCGGCGTGGACACGGTGGAGGCCATCCAGGCCATGCTGGACGGCAAGGCGCGCGTCTTCTTCGCGCTGGGCGGCAATTTCGCCGCGGCCACCCCGGATACCTACGAGACCTGGAAGGCACTGCAGCGCTGCGACCTCACGGTGCACGTGACCACCAAGCTCAACCGCAGCCACATCGTGCACGGGCGCGAGGCGCTGATCCTGCCCTGCCTGGGCCGCACCGAGATCGACATGCAGGCCGCCGGCCCGCAGGGCGTGACGGTGGAGGACTCCATGAGCATGGTGCACATCTCCGTGGGCATCAATCCGCCGGCCTCGGAGCACCTGCTGTCCGAGCCCGCCATCGTCGCGCGGCTGGCCGCGGCCACGCTGGGGGCGCGCAGCCGCGTTCCGTGGCTCTGGCTCATCGAGGACTACGCCCGCATCCGCGACAAGATCGAGCAGGTGTTCGCCGACTTCAAGGACTTCAACCAGCGCATCGCCGTGCCGGGGGGCTTTCGCCTGCGCAACACGGCCAGCGAGCGCATCTGGAACACCGAGGCGCACAAGGCCGTCTTCGTGGCCCACCCGGTGCCGCAGGACACTCCCGTGCACCAGGCCCGCGCCCGCACCCGCGACACCGTGGTGTTCACGCTGCTCACCACGCGCTCGCACGACCAGTACAACACCACCATCTACGGCCACGACGACCGCTACCGGGGCGTCTATGGCCAGCGCCGCGTGGTCTTCATCCACCCCGAGGACATCCGCGCGCTGGGCCTGAAGGACGGCGACTGGGTCGATATCCAGACCGTGTGGAGCGACGGGCAGGAGCGGCGCGCCGACCGCTTCAAGCTGGTGGGCTACGACATCCCGCGCGGCAACCTCGCCGCCTACTACCCAGAGACGAACCCGCTGGTGCCGCTGTCGTCCGTGGCGTTGAACGCGGGCACGCCGACCTCCAAGTCCATCCCCGTCGTGCTGGTGCCCAGCGCCGCGGTGGCCGGGGCCACGGCCGAGGGCCCGTCCGCCGAAGTGGCGCCTGCCGCCGTCTGA
- a CDS encoding methyl-accepting chemotaxis protein: MLPRSLARRIRAAARAFAAVHQGGFDLQPAPAGQPPVLRCGGRVLNGDFAAIDRFTGQTGVRGTVFARQGDDFVRIATSVRKQDGERAVGTLLDRSHPAYRALAAGRPYAGYATVFGRQNLTRYDPVRDAAGQVVGVLYVGLDVSGMPALGAAARLALSVVVAQYAIGAVAWALLPPLQLAWLAVSVALPPVVAAVVYVLARRGITRPVAEGCSAARRVAAGDLTTQMHVDRRDEVGQMLQAINGIGVGLTGLVTQVRQGAESLRVATREIAEGNGDLASRTERQAGELNAAASALQRLTATVAQNAEHARQVNGLMGEVSQASAQSGEAVERVVQTMAGMREDAHRIQDIIGIIDGIAFQTNILALNAAVEAARAGEQGRGFAVVAAEVRALAQRSAGSAREIRTLIAASVERADGGSGLVDAARASMQGIAGSIGDVTRLIEGIAAASSEQSQGIEGIHDSVGRIEQMTQQNAALVEQAAAAALRMREQAAGLADAAAKFRTPA; this comes from the coding sequence ATGCTGCCCCGAAGCCTCGCCCGGCGGATCCGCGCGGCGGCGCGGGCCTTCGCCGCGGTCCACCAGGGCGGCTTCGACCTGCAGCCCGCTCCCGCGGGCCAGCCGCCCGTGCTGCGCTGCGGCGGCCGCGTCCTGAACGGCGACTTCGCGGCCATCGACCGCTTCACCGGGCAGACCGGCGTGCGCGGCACCGTGTTCGCCCGCCAGGGCGACGACTTCGTGCGCATCGCCACGTCGGTGCGCAAGCAGGACGGCGAGCGGGCCGTGGGCACGCTGCTGGACCGCTCCCACCCCGCCTACCGCGCCCTTGCCGCGGGGCGCCCGTATGCCGGCTACGCCACGGTGTTCGGCCGGCAGAACCTCACCCGCTACGACCCGGTCCGCGATGCGGCAGGCCAGGTCGTGGGCGTGCTCTATGTCGGGCTGGACGTGAGCGGCATGCCCGCGCTGGGCGCGGCGGCGCGGCTGGCGTTGTCGGTGGTGGTCGCGCAGTACGCGATCGGCGCCGTGGCCTGGGCGCTGCTGCCGCCCCTGCAGCTGGCCTGGCTCGCGGTCTCGGTGGCCCTGCCGCCGGTCGTCGCCGCCGTGGTGTACGTCCTCGCGCGGCGCGGTATCACCCGGCCCGTGGCCGAGGGCTGCTCCGCGGCCCGGCGCGTTGCCGCGGGCGACCTCACCACGCAGATGCACGTCGATCGCCGGGACGAGGTGGGCCAGATGCTGCAGGCCATCAACGGCATCGGCGTGGGCCTCACCGGCCTGGTCACGCAGGTGCGCCAGGGGGCTGAATCGTTGCGCGTGGCCACGCGCGAGATTGCCGAAGGCAACGGCGACCTGGCTTCGCGCACCGAGCGGCAGGCAGGCGAGCTGAACGCCGCGGCTTCGGCACTGCAGCGGCTTACGGCCACCGTGGCGCAGAACGCCGAGCATGCCCGGCAGGTGAACGGCCTCATGGGCGAAGTCTCGCAGGCCTCGGCGCAGAGCGGCGAGGCGGTGGAGCGTGTCGTGCAGACCATGGCCGGGATGCGGGAGGATGCCCACCGCATCCAGGACATCATCGGCATCATCGACGGCATCGCCTTCCAGACCAACATCCTCGCGCTCAACGCGGCCGTCGAGGCGGCGCGCGCGGGCGAGCAGGGCCGCGGTTTCGCGGTGGTGGCGGCGGAGGTGCGCGCGCTCGCGCAGCGCTCGGCCGGCTCCGCGCGGGAAATCCGAACGCTGATCGCGGCGTCGGTGGAGCGGGCGGACGGCGGCAGCGGCCTCGTGGATGCAGCCCGCGCATCCATGCAGGGCATCGCGGGATCGATCGGCGACGTGACCCGGCTCATCGAGGGCATCGCCGCGGCCAGCAGCGAGCAGAGCCAGGGCATCGAAGGCATCCATGACAGCGTGGGCCGCATCGAGCAGATGACCCAGCAGAATGCGGCCCTGGTCGAGCAGGCCGCCGCGGCGGCATTGCGCATGCGCGAGCAGGCGGCGGGGCTGGCCGACGCGGCCGCGAAATTCAGGACCCCCGCATGA
- a CDS encoding OFA family MFS transporter, with protein sequence MADTRPGFLDKERIIAGPGFNRWLVPPAALAIHLCIGMAYGFSVFWLPLSKALSTAGTGATACPKDMSFFAELFATGCDWRVATLGWMYTLFFVFLGCSAAIWGGWLERAGPRKAGVVSALCWCGGMLLSALGIYLHQFWLMILGSGVIGGIGLGLGYISPVSTLIKWFPDRRGMATGMAIMGFGGGAMIGSPLAVELMKTFSTPTDVGVMQTFVVMALVYFVFMMAGALGYRVPPTGWKPEGWTPPPPSANAMITQRHVHVKRVWGIPQFWLVWIVLCMNVSAGIGVIGMASPMLQEVFGGSLINVPAKFGELDKGQLAAIAAVAGGFTALLSLFNIGGRFFWASLSDKLGRKMTYVVFFVLGGLLYASIPGSASAGSKLLFVGAFCIILSMYGGGFATVPAYLADLFGTQFVGAIHGRLLTAWATAGILGPVVVNYMREYQLGLGIPREQVYNQTMYILVGMLVIGLIANLMVRPLAAKWFMSDEELAHEKKLAHEKAVAAEVGTGAGAGGGTTSPALVAFAWAAVGIPLAWGIYKTLVSAAKFFH encoded by the coding sequence ATGGCGGATACACGACCAGGTTTTCTGGACAAGGAGCGGATCATCGCGGGACCGGGTTTCAACCGGTGGCTGGTGCCGCCGGCCGCGCTGGCCATCCACCTGTGCATCGGCATGGCCTACGGCTTCTCGGTGTTCTGGCTGCCGCTCTCCAAGGCGCTGTCCACCGCCGGCACGGGCGCGACGGCCTGCCCGAAGGACATGAGCTTCTTCGCCGAGCTGTTCGCCACCGGCTGCGACTGGCGCGTGGCCACCCTGGGCTGGATGTACACGCTCTTCTTCGTGTTCCTGGGCTGCTCGGCGGCCATCTGGGGCGGCTGGCTGGAGCGCGCCGGCCCGCGCAAGGCCGGCGTGGTTTCGGCCCTGTGCTGGTGCGGCGGCATGCTGCTGTCGGCGCTGGGCATTTATCTGCACCAGTTCTGGCTCATGATCCTCGGCTCCGGCGTGATCGGGGGCATCGGGCTGGGCCTGGGCTACATCTCGCCGGTGTCCACCCTCATCAAGTGGTTCCCCGACCGCCGCGGCATGGCGACCGGCATGGCCATCATGGGCTTCGGCGGCGGCGCGATGATCGGCTCGCCCCTGGCGGTGGAACTGATGAAGACCTTCTCCACGCCCACGGACGTCGGCGTGATGCAGACCTTCGTGGTGATGGCACTCGTCTATTTCGTGTTCATGATGGCCGGTGCGCTCGGCTACCGCGTGCCGCCCACGGGCTGGAAGCCGGAAGGCTGGACGCCCCCGCCGCCCTCCGCCAACGCGATGATCACGCAGCGCCACGTGCACGTGAAGCGCGTCTGGGGCATCCCGCAGTTCTGGCTCGTGTGGATCGTGCTGTGCATGAACGTGAGCGCGGGCATCGGCGTGATCGGCATGGCCTCGCCCATGCTGCAGGAAGTCTTCGGCGGCTCGCTCATCAACGTGCCCGCGAAGTTCGGCGAACTCGACAAGGGCCAGCTCGCCGCCATCGCCGCCGTGGCCGGCGGCTTCACGGCGCTGCTGTCGCTGTTCAACATCGGCGGCCGCTTCTTCTGGGCCAGCCTTTCCGACAAGCTCGGCCGCAAGATGACCTACGTGGTGTTCTTCGTTCTGGGCGGCCTGCTCTACGCGAGCATCCCGGGCTCCGCCAGCGCGGGCAGCAAGCTGCTGTTCGTGGGCGCGTTCTGCATCATCCTCTCCATGTACGGCGGCGGCTTCGCCACGGTGCCCGCCTACCTGGCCGACCTGTTCGGCACGCAGTTCGTGGGCGCCATCCACGGCCGCCTGCTCACCGCCTGGGCCACCGCCGGCATCCTGGGCCCGGTCGTAGTGAACTACATGCGCGAATACCAGCTCGGCCTGGGCATCCCGCGCGAGCAGGTCTACAACCAGACCATGTACATCCTCGTGGGCATGCTGGTGATCGGCCTGATCGCCAACCTGATGGTGCGCCCGCTGGCGGCCAAGTGGTTCATGAGCGACGAGGAACTGGCCCACGAGAAGAAACTGGCCCACGAGAAGGCCGTCGCGGCCGAGGTCGGCACCGGCGCGGGCGCGGGTGGCGGCACCACCAGCCCGGCGCTGGTCGCCTTCGCCTGGGCCGCCGTGGGCATCCCGCTGGCCTGGGGCATCTACAAGACCCTGGTGAGCGCGGCCAAGTTCTTCCATTGA
- the apbC gene encoding iron-sulfur cluster carrier protein ApbC: protein MAVTEQALLAALASVRDPHTGKDFVSTRALRDLRIEGGAVSFTVELGYPARSLEAALAGELEAAARTVEGVERVSATIATRIVAHAVQRGVQVLPQARNIIAVASGKGGVGKSTTAANLALALASEGARVGVLDADIYGPSQPMMLGIADRPESADGKTMEPLRNHGVQVMSIGFLVEPDQAMIWRGPMATQALEQLLRQTNWQDLDYLVVDMPPGTGDIQLTLSQRVPLTGAVIVTTPQDIALLDARKGIRMFEKVGVPILGVVENMAVHVCSQCGHVEHIFGEGGGRRMAEENGMAYLGALPLDLQIRLQADSGTPTVVAEPAGEVANIYRRVAREVAAKIATQAKDFSSKFPTIAVSKDT, encoded by the coding sequence ATGGCAGTGACTGAACAGGCGCTACTCGCGGCGCTCGCGAGCGTACGCGATCCGCACACGGGCAAGGATTTCGTTTCCACGCGCGCGCTGCGCGACCTGCGCATCGAGGGCGGCGCCGTGTCCTTCACCGTGGAACTGGGATACCCGGCCCGCAGCCTGGAAGCCGCCCTGGCGGGCGAGCTGGAGGCCGCGGCGCGCACCGTGGAGGGCGTGGAGCGGGTGTCCGCCACCATCGCCACGCGCATCGTCGCGCATGCGGTCCAGCGCGGCGTGCAGGTGCTGCCGCAGGCGCGCAACATCATCGCCGTCGCCTCGGGCAAGGGCGGGGTGGGCAAGAGCACCACGGCTGCCAACCTCGCGCTCGCGCTGGCATCCGAGGGCGCGCGCGTGGGCGTGCTCGATGCCGACATCTACGGCCCCAGCCAGCCGATGATGCTGGGCATCGCGGACCGGCCCGAGAGCGCCGACGGCAAGACCATGGAGCCGCTGCGCAACCATGGCGTGCAGGTGATGTCCATCGGCTTCCTGGTGGAGCCCGACCAGGCCATGATCTGGCGCGGGCCCATGGCCACGCAGGCGCTGGAGCAACTGCTGCGGCAGACGAACTGGCAGGACCTGGATTACCTCGTCGTGGACATGCCCCCCGGCACCGGTGACATCCAGCTCACGCTCTCGCAGCGCGTGCCCCTCACGGGCGCCGTGATCGTGACCACGCCGCAGGACATCGCGCTGCTCGACGCCCGCAAGGGCATCAGGATGTTCGAGAAAGTGGGCGTGCCCATACTGGGGGTGGTGGAGAACATGGCCGTCCATGTCTGCAGCCAGTGCGGGCATGTCGAGCACATCTTCGGCGAGGGTGGCGGCCGCCGCATGGCCGAGGAGAACGGCATGGCCTACCTGGGCGCCCTGCCGTTGGACCTGCAGATCCGCCTGCAGGCCGACAGCGGCACCCCCACCGTGGTGGCGGAGCCCGCTGGCGAGGTGGCGAACATCTACCGCCGGGTGGCGCGCGAGGTGGCCGCGAAGATCGCGACCCAGGCCAAGGACTTTTCCTCGAAGTTCCCCACCATCGCGGTCAGCAAGGACACCTGA